A region from the Salicibibacter cibarius genome encodes:
- a CDS encoding MmgE/PrpD family protein, with protein MPITKVSDYIEHENYDFMSPEVVANAKKCLLDFIAASFAGYQNNASTIALNSASWLGGEGSCTVLGKENKASPFAATFANATLSSCMDIDDGHRQAVGHPGCMVIPPALAYGELIQNGSGKHLITAIVAGYEVGIRCGIVMNAKHEQQFFGSGGWAHFGSAAGAAKMKGLSGEPLFHSLTIGEVYGPTAQCEKSIAAGSMTKESVGWGATTGLMSVQLAESGFTGPDNILMDYDDGVKEVFQTLGDIYEIKNIYFKQYPACKWAHSPITAASHIKEAFNPNWDEVDEIIIETFSKAVTLSHILPETSESAQYSIPFTVATALRYGTVEPYHVSEDHLNNEDIHHMAKKIRITQVDELEKDFPEKRPARLKVKMNDGKVFEKEVHIVKGDAENPLSLEDLIVKFEMCTKDHIADNRRLKIIDMVLNLEKLKDIKELTSLLK; from the coding sequence ATGCCAATCACCAAAGTATCGGACTATATCGAACATGAAAACTATGACTTCATGTCACCGGAAGTCGTTGCTAATGCCAAAAAATGCTTACTGGATTTTATCGCTGCGTCATTTGCCGGTTATCAGAATAATGCATCAACCATTGCGCTTAATTCGGCGAGTTGGCTAGGAGGGGAAGGATCTTGCACGGTACTAGGAAAGGAAAATAAAGCGTCCCCTTTTGCTGCAACATTTGCTAATGCAACTTTGTCAAGTTGTATGGATATCGATGATGGACACCGACAAGCGGTGGGCCATCCCGGTTGTATGGTTATTCCCCCTGCGTTGGCGTACGGAGAACTCATTCAAAACGGTTCCGGGAAGCATTTAATTACAGCCATTGTCGCAGGCTATGAGGTTGGAATTAGATGTGGGATCGTGATGAACGCAAAACATGAACAGCAATTTTTCGGCTCCGGGGGTTGGGCACATTTTGGTTCTGCGGCAGGGGCAGCAAAAATGAAAGGACTGTCAGGGGAACCGCTTTTCCATTCGTTGACGATTGGTGAAGTTTACGGTCCAACCGCACAATGCGAGAAATCAATTGCCGCGGGTTCGATGACAAAGGAGAGTGTTGGTTGGGGAGCTACTACAGGGCTTATGAGTGTACAACTGGCGGAATCTGGATTTACAGGACCCGATAACATTTTAATGGATTATGATGACGGGGTTAAAGAAGTTTTTCAAACATTAGGAGACATTTATGAAATAAAAAACATTTATTTTAAGCAGTACCCTGCGTGCAAATGGGCGCATTCACCGATTACAGCTGCAAGCCATATTAAGGAAGCATTCAATCCGAATTGGGATGAAGTTGATGAGATAATTATCGAAACATTTAGTAAAGCTGTAACCCTTAGCCATATATTGCCGGAAACATCGGAATCTGCACAATATAGCATTCCATTCACTGTCGCAACAGCTTTACGTTATGGGACAGTCGAACCTTATCACGTATCTGAAGATCATTTAAACAATGAAGATATTCATCATATGGCGAAAAAAATCCGTATAACACAAGTAGATGAACTCGAAAAAGATTTCCCCGAAAAAAGACCGGCGCGGTTAAAAGTTAAAATGAATGACGGGAAAGTATTTGAAAAAGAAGTACACATTGTTAAAGGTGATGCGGAGAATCCTCTTTCTTTGGAAGACCTAATAGTGAAGTTTGAGATGTGTACCAAAGATCATATCGCTGATAATCGCAGGTTAAAAATAATTGACATGGTTCTAAATTTGGAAAAATTAAAGGACATAAAAGAACTGACAAGCTTACTAAAGTGA